The following proteins are co-located in the Microcebus murinus isolate Inina chromosome 21, M.murinus_Inina_mat1.0, whole genome shotgun sequence genome:
- the LOC142863085 gene encoding protocadherin alpha-1-like, giving the protein MLLSMREDPGARCLLILLLLLAAWGTGSGQLHYSVPEEAKHGTFVGRIAQDLGLELAELVPRLFRVESKDRGDLLEVNLQNGILFVNSRIDREELCGRSAECSIHLEVIVDRPLQVFHVEVKVKDINDNPPVFRGRKQRIFIPESRLLGSRFPIEGAADADIGANALLTYTLSPSDYFSLDVQASDELSKSLSLELRKSLDREETPELHLLLTATDGGKPELEGTVELLITVLDVNDNAPLFDQAVYRVYLLETTANGTLVTTLNASDADEGVNGEVVFSFDSDISPKVQEKFKVDSSSGEIRLIDKLDYEETRSYEMQVKAVDKGSPPMSNHCKVLVKVLDVNDNAPQLAITSLSLPIREDAPLSTVIALIRVSDLDSGVHGQVTCSLTPNVPFKLVSTFKNYYSLVLDGVLDRESESVYDLVVTARDGGSPSLWATASVSVEVADVNDNAPAFAQPEYTVFVKENNPPGCHIFTVSARDADAQENARVSYSLVERRVGERALSSYVSVHAESGKVYALQPLDHEELELLRFQVSARDAGVPPLGSNVTLQVFVLDENDNAPALLAPRAGSTFGAVTEVVSRMVGAGHVVAKVRAVDADSGYNAWLSYELEPAAGSARSPFRVGLYTGEISTTRALDEADAPRQRLLVLVRDHGEPALTATATVLVSLVEGAQAPKASSRALADAVGPEAALVDVNVYLIIAICAVSSLLVLTLLLYTALRCSAPPSEGACGPGKPRLVCSSAVGSWSHSQQRRQRVCSGEGLPKTDLMAFSPGLPPSVNTSERSEHPEGSSDVSGNVSPTFELWLYIYFLHLTYLAIFSNVTSKNVFKVFINIETNPI; this is encoded by the coding sequence ATGTTGTTATCCATGCGAGAAGACCCGGGAGCCCGGTGTTTATTGATCTTGCTTCTGCTCCTCGCAGCCTGGGGAACTGGGAGCGGCCAGCTCCACTACTCGGTCCCCGAGGAGGCCAAACACGGCACCTTCGTGGGACGCATCGCGCAGgacctggggctggagctggcgGAGCTGGTGCCGCGCCTGTTCCGGGTGGAGTCCAAAGACCGCGGGGACCTTCTGGAGGTGAATCTGCAGAATGGCATTTTGTTTGTGAATTCTCGGATCGACCGGGAGGAGCTGTGCGGGCGGAGCGCGGAGTGCAGCATCCACCTGGAGGTGATCGTGGACAGGCCGCTGCAGGTGTTTCATGTGGAGGTAAAGGTGAAAGATATTAACGATAATCCACCTGTGTTCAGAGGCAGAAAACAAAGGATATTTATTCCCGAATCTAGACTCCTGGGTTCGCGTTTTCCGATAGAGGGCGCTGCTGACGCAGACATTGGTGCCAACGCTCTTCTAACGTACACCCTCAGCCCCAGTGATTATTTCTCTTTGGATGTACAGGCAAGTGATGAACTGAGTAAATCTCTGTCGCTCGAATTGAGGAAATCTTTGGATAGAGAAGAAACGCCAGAACTTCATTTATTATTGACAGCCACTGACGGGGGCAAACCAGAGCTGGAAGGTACAGTTGAGCTGCTAATCACCGTGCTGGACGTTAATGATAACGCCCCACTGTTTGACCAAGCCGTGTACAGAGTCTACTTATTAGAGACTACAGCAAATGGAACCTTGGTGACCACATTAAACGCCTCTGACGCCGATGAAGGTGTAAATGGTGAAGTTGTCTTTTCCTTTGATAGTGATATTTCTCCTAAGGttcaagaaaaattcaaagtTGATTCCAGCTCAGGAGAAATTAGACTAATCGATAAACTGGACTATGAAGAAACAAGATCCTACGAAATGCAGGTAAAGGCAGTTGATAAAGGAAGCCCTCCGATGTCAAATCACTGCAAGGTTTTGGTAAAAGTGCTGGACGTAAATGATAATGCCCCACAACTGGCGATCACTTCCCTGTCTTTGCCCATCAGAGAGGACGCTCCGCTCAGCACAGTCATCGCCCTCATCAGGGTGTCCGACCTTGACTCAGGGGTCCATGGGCAGGTGACCTGCTCCCTGACACCCAACGTACCCTTCAAACTAGTGTCCACTTTCAAGAACTACTATTCTTTGGTGTTGGACGGCGTCCTGGACCGCGAGAGCGAGTCTGTCTATGATCTGGTGGTGACAGCCCGGGACGGGGGCTCGCCTTCGCTGTGGGCCACCGCCAGCGTGTCCGTGGAGGTGGCCGACGTGAACGACAACGCGCCGGCCTTCGCGCAGCCCGAGTACACGGTGTTCGTGAAGGAGAACAACCCGCCGGGCTGCCACATCTTCACGGTGTCGGCGCGGGACGCGGACGCGCAGGAGAACGCGCGGGTGTCGTACTCGCTGGTGGAGCGGCGGGTGGGCGAGCGCGCGCTGTCGAGCTACGTGTCGGTGCACGCGGAGAGCGGCAAGGTGTACGCGCTGCAGCCGCTGGACCACgaggagctggagctgctgcGGTTCCAGGTGAGCGCGCGCGACGCGGGCGTGCCGCCTCTGGGCAGCAACGTGACGCTGCAGGTGTTCGTGCTGGATGAGAATGACAACGCGCCAGCGCTGCTGGCGCCTCGGGCTGGCAGCACGTTTGGCGCTGTGACCGAGGTGGTGTCGCGGATGGTGGGCGCGGGCCACGTGGTGGCGAAGGTGCGCGCGGTGGACGCGGACTCTGGCTACAACGCGTGGCTGTCGTATGAGCTGGAGCCAGCGGCGGGAAGCGCGCGCAGCCCGTTCCGCGTGGGGCTGTACACCGGCGAGATCAGCACGACGCGCGCCCTGGACGAGGCGGACGCGCCGCGCCAGCGCCTGCTGGTGCTGGTGAGGGACCACGGGGAGCCCGCGCTGACCGCCACGGCCACCGTGCTCGTGTCGCTGGTGGAGGGCGCCCAGGCTCCAAAAGCCTCTTCGCGGGCGTTGGCGGACGCTGTGGGCCCGGAGGCGGCGCTGGTGGATGTCAACGTGTACCTGATCATCGCCATCTGCGCGGTGTCCAGCCTGCTGGTGCTCACGCTGCTGCTGTACACGGCGCTGCGGTGCTCGGCGCCGCCCAGCGAGGGCGCGTGCGGGCCGGGCAAGCCCAGGCTGGTGTGCTCCAGCGCGGTGGGGAGCTGGTCACACTCGCAGCAGAGGCGGCAGAGGGTGTGCTCTGGGGAGGGTCTGCCCAAGACTGATCTCATGGCCTTCAGCCCAGGCTTACCTCCAAGTGTGAACACGTCAGAGAGAAGTGAACATCCAGAAGGAAGTTCAGACGTTTCCGGTAATGTAAGTCCAACTTTTGAGCTTTGgctgtacatttattttttacatttaacttaTCTAGCTATCTTTTCAAATGTCACTTCAAAAAATGTCTTCAAGGTGTTCATTAACATTGAAACAAATCCTATTTAA